The Actinomadura graeca nucleotide sequence GTGCGCGGTCGCGGCGACCAGGGTGTTCACCAGCATGATCGCCGTGAACAGGACCACCATGCCGATGACGACGAGGTTGAGCGTCTCGATGCCCTTCTGCTCGGCGGTCTTGGACAGCCCCGCGGCGTCCATCGCGGCGTTCTCGGTCGCCTGGAGGAACAGCGTGCCGACGGCCGTGCCGGTGAACAGGATGATCGGGGTGACGGCGGCGGCCATGGCGCCCGTCCGGCGGCGCATGGTGGTGATCGCGAGGTCGCCGGTCGCGCCGAGCAGCCGCAGCGGCCCGGCCAGCAGCGACGTCACCCGCCGGATGATCAGCGGGGACAGCAGCGCCAGGCCGATCGAGGCGAGGATGTCGGCCTGCCCCGCCGTCGCCATCGCGTCGCTGCCCTTGCCGTGCATCACCGTGGACGTCACGACCGCGAGGTCCACCGCGACCAGCAGGAACAGCCCGGCGAACACGACGCGCTTCTTGCTCAGCCGCCCGGTGTCGACGGCCGCGGCCATCAGCGACTCGGTCACCCGGACGCGGGTGGCGCGGCGCGCGGTGATCAGCGCGGCGGCCGTGGCCGACACGAAGGTGATGCCGAGGCCCATCGACACGGCGATGGGACCGAACGCATAGGAGACGTCCCCCGGGACCTGGTCGGTGTCGTGCAGCAGGCCCAGCAGACCCCGTCCGACCAGGAAGGCGGGCGGGACCGCCAGCAGCGCCGCCGCCACGGCGAGGCCCGCCGCCTCACCGACGATCATCCGGCCGAGCTGCGCCGGGGTCGCGCCGACGCTCTTGAGCAGCGCCATCTCCGACGCCCGCTGCCGCACCGACAGCGTCAGCGTCGAGGTGACCGCGAACACCACCAGCAGCAGCCCCCAGCCGCCGACGACGCTCGCCATCGTGACCAGCGTGCTCTTCGCGGTGCCGGTGACGTTGTCGCCGCCGGCGGTGTCCAGCATGGACGCGAACCCCATCAGGATCGTCGCGCCGAGGAACATCGACAGGAAGCTCGCCACGAACGCGCCCGCGCGCTTGCGCAAGGAACGGAACGCCAGCCCGGTCATCGTCCCGCCTCCGTCGTGGCGCGCTGCCGCTCGACCTCGTCGGCGAGGTGCGTCATCCGCTCGGCGACCGCCTCGGCGGTCGGTGCCTGCTGGTGCCCGACGATCCGCCCGTCCGCCAGGTAGAGGACGGAGTCGGCGCAGGACGCGGCGACCGGGTCGTGCGTCACCATGACCACCGTCTGCCCGAACATCCGCACGGACTCCTGGAGCAGCGCCAGCACGTCCCGCGCGCTGCGGGTGTCGAGCGCGCCGGTCGGCTCGTCCCCGAACACCACGCGCGGCTCGGTGACCAGGGCCCGGGCGATGGCGACGCGCTGCTGCTGCCCTCCGGACAGCTCCGCCGGAAGGTGCCCGAGCCGGTCCCCGAGACCGACCCGCTCCAGGATCGCCTGCGCGCGCCGCCGGTCGACCTTGCGTCCCGCGAGCTTCAGCGGCAGCGTCACGTTCTGCATGACCGTCAGCGTCGGCAGCAGGTTGAACTGCTGGAACACGAACCCGATGCGCTCGCGCCGGAACCTGGTGAGCGCGGCCTCGCCGTCACCCGCGAGCAGCGCGCCGTCCACGAACACCCGTCCCCCGGTCGGACGGTCGAGGCCCGCCGCGCACTGGAGCAGCGTGCTCTTGCCGGAACCCGACGGGCCCATCACGGCGGTGAACGACCCGGACGGCAGCGACAGCGACACCCCGTCCAGCGCCACGACCTGGTTGCCCTCGGTCCCGTAGACCTTGCGCACGTCCTCCAGCCGGAGCGCCTCGCCCGGGACCGCGGCCGCCCCGGCCCGGTCCACCGCCTTACGTCCGAACATCGCCTTCCCCTCTCCGCCCGGCGGCTCCTCATGAGCGCCGCTGGAGAAGAAATTACGGATGGCCCGAGCACAGGAGGATGGGTCCAGCACACCGAAAGGGGTAGGCAAAACCCCACCTTTCCTTGGCGCACCGCCCGCACCGGAATCCCGGACGTCAGGGATTGGCGATGGCCGCGAGGAGTTCGCCGCGTCCGCACGCACCGGTCTTGCGGTAGATCGATTTCAGGTGGTCGTTGACCGTGTACGCCGACAGGCCGAGACGGCGGGCGATCTGCTTGGGTGCCGCCGCGTCGCACAGCTGGACGATGATCTGGCGTTCCCGTGCGGTGATGCCGTACCAGTCGCAGAAGGACGGCAGCCTCTGCCCGGTGGTGGCCGACTGGACGACGATCGCCACGTCCCCGGCGCCGTCTCCGGACAGCGGCTGCGCGTGGCAGGCGACCCACCGTCCGTACGCGGCGGAGGGACCCACGAACTGCGGGACGTCGGCATCGCAGTCACCGGGGCGCCCGCGGGCCCGCATGGCAAGCCCCGCAAGCAAGGACTCGCCGCACCAGTCGGGGACGTCGCTGCGGGGCCGCAGATCCTTCTCCCACCGGACGGCCTGGGCGGTGGCGGCGCGAATCGTGTGGTCGGACCCGACGATGATCACCCCGGGCAGCGGCGCCGGATCCGCCGCCGTGAGCGGCCCGGCGGTGACGTACTCGCGCATGACCGCCACCAGGTCCGGTGTCAGCCGCACGGCCCGCAGCACGTCGGCCTCGTCGAACGGTCGGCCGCCCTGGGAGCGCAGCAATCCCAGCACCCCCCAGACACCCCGGGTGTCGCGCAGCAGGACCCGGAGCTCGCACCCGACACCGTGCCGGAGCATCAGGTCCGCAGCCGCCCGCTCCTGCCGCCCGTCCCGGTGACCGCTCCCCAAGACCGCCACCGGCAGCCGCCGCCGTGCGAGGACCTCCAGCGGGAACGGATCGTGACCGGCGTAGTGGTTGTGCAGCAGCCCGCGCCCGAAGGCGATCTCGAACCCATGCCAGAAACTGAACGACAGCCGGCCGGGCCCCATCGCCGGGCTGGTCCCCGCCAGCACCACGGCGTCATGCGCGACGGCGGGCGCGACGGCCCGCGACAGCGCCCCGGCCAGCTCATCGGTACTCGCGCCACTCTTGGCGGCCTCAGAGAATCCCCGCATCAACGCCCCCCGACTATGCCCACCTCAATTCTGACAGATCAACATCCGAGGCCACCACAAACACATGAAAGCGTCCGATGACGACAGGCCATGCGATCAGCAGGCAGCATCACAAAGCACGCTAAAGATCATTCTAGCCAGACCTCACGATCAAGATGCTGGGACGATCCAACCTCTTTCCTTGCAGGCAGTAATTGATGACCAATGAAGCAGACCGATCGAGCGGTTGCGAATCTTCCGATTCCATACATCACCTTGATAGCGTCGGCCTCGAAACCAGGTACCCGGCGTCAGCCGGGGAGTCCTTCGGTCGACGTAGACAGCATCGTCCGATGGCTCGTCCAGGAGTGAGGGATGGAGGGGACCCGCCCAGGGCCTCCCGGTCCGGTCTCCGCAGTGGTCGCCCAGCTGTAGGGGCGCCCAGCAGGGCGGTGTCGTATTCACCGCTTTGAGTGTGAGTGCCCCTGGTCTGGCCGCTGCGGGCCTAGCGCCATCAGCTCGGTCATGCCGGGCGACAGCCCGGCGAACATCTGCGGCACCGGCACCGGCTCGATGGCGGGGCCGAGGCGCTTGGCGATCTGCTGGACAACTGGTTCGCCGAACCAAGGATCGTCGGCGATTTCGGCGGTGGCGACCGCGTGGGCGTCGCCCTGCATTGCGACATGGACGGTATCGGGAGACGGTCGTTGACTCTCCTGTCCACAATGTCCCGAATACCGGGCCTGGTGGCGGCCTTCTGGTCATCAGTTGAGGCTTGCTTTGGTGATGCCGGACGGCGTCATGGCCGGAGGTCGGCCCCAGCAAGATCATTGGGAAATGTCCTCCGATCGTTCCTCATGCAGTGAGCAAGCTCCGTTGGCTTCGCGAGTAGCGCAATGAGTGCCGGGTAGGGGCCCGCCCGACAGGGGACGGCCGGACGGCACCGAGCCCGATATGCCAGTTATCGGGTCATTGCGATGGTTCGGTGACGTTCGATGCGCCAACCGTCATGGGGGATAGCCGTGCCGACGAATGAACGTCCACTTGATCTAGAAGAAGTGCGCGCCGCCCTGGAAGAGGCAGGAAATCCTTGGGAGGCGGGTGAGACTTCGGTCAGTCACCTCATCGGAACCGACTTCGAGGGCTATCTGGGCCTGGAGGTGGGTGAAGAGGAACTTGCCGAGGCGACCGAAGAGCCGGCGGAGGAGGCCGCGGTCGAGATCTTCGGGCTGCCGACGTCCTTCGATCTGCGCAGTGTGGACGGCAAGAACTACACGACACCGGTGCGCAGGCAGAATCCCTCGTGCGCCTGCGTGGCCTTCGCCGTGGCGGCCGTCATGGAGCACGTGGCCCGCTACAGCGCGAAGAACACCAGTCTCGACGTTCAGCTCTCCGTGGGCGACATTCATTATTGCCTTGGCAAGAAGAAATGCCTCGAAACCCAGAAGACGGGTGATGCGCTGAAGGCCGTGAAAGAAAGCAAGGTCGCCTATGAGAAGTGCTACCCCTGGTCGACCGGGGACCAGGAGTGCAAGGTCAACAAAGATTGCAAGGAGAAGAATAACGCCGCTCTCACTCAGTACAGGCAGCTCAAGGGCACCAAAAAGGTCGAGGAGATGAAGGAGTGCATCTCCAAGTACGGCTCGGTGACTGCGGGCATCATGGTCTATGACGATTTCAAGACCTACAAGGGCGGGATCTACAAGTTCGTCAAAGGCACCGCCCAAGGTGCGCACTGCATCACTCTCGTGGGCTACAACGACACCGAAAAGTACTGGATAGGCAAGAACAGCTGGGGCACCGACTGGGGCGAGCAAGGGTTCTTCCGCGTCGCGTACGGCCAGTGCAAAGTGGGTGAGCTGGCGAGCTGGTGTGTGGAAGGGGTGACGCTGCACACTCAGGCCAAGGCCGAGCAGGCGCCACGGCAGCGCGTAACGAGCCGTTGACCATCACGGCGACGGGCGGGGGGGCGTTTCCGTGGGCATGGACGTCAAGGCTCTGACCGAGTGGCTCGGCCGGATCGACACGAAGAAGCCCCTTACCATTCCGCAGGACCTCCCAGACGGTCTGGACTTCCGGAACGACGTCGACATGTCCGCGTTGAGATACTGGGAGACGAGGATCAAGGAGGGGACCAAGGCTCTCAAAGAGCTGGTCCCTGACCTGACGAAGCTGACGCTGACGGGAAAGCCGGTCGAGGGCGTCACGCTGACCCTGAGGTTCTTCGCCGCCGCCGACAAGCCGCAGGACACCGACCTGGTCATCGGCGTCGAGCTGATCGTCTCCCTGGACACGCACGACGTGTTCAAAGACCTGGTCGGCGTCGGCATACGCCAGGTACGCCTGAACTACCGCATCGAGAAGAAAGGCGGCGACCCGACCACCAAGAAATGGCGGGTGCGGATACGCCTGTCGGTCGACGCCGACCGGCTCGTCGAGCTGATCACGGACGTCGGCCAGCAGGTCTCGTGGGGGCCCTTCACCTTCACATCGCCGAAGTTCCCTTCCTGGTCGCTGGCCGACACCCTCACGGCGTTGCGGATTCCCGGTGTGACGATGCCCGACGTCCCCCTGCCGCCCAAGGTGTTCCCCGACGTCGGTGAGCTGACCCTGCGTTATGAACGCGTCGGCACGAAGGGATATCGCGTCCTGATCTACCCTTCGGAGCAGAGGCTCAGAGCAGGCTGGGCGGTCGGCCTGCTGCGCCCGGACACCGACGAGGGGAAGGCGACCTGGGCCGCGTCGGGGCTCCTCCAGATCGGCACGGTGAAACTGTCGGACCTCGACGTGCTGCGGGGCCAGCTTCCGCCCGACAGCGACCTCTCATTGTCCCTCCAGGTCGTCTACGCCAGCCGCGATCTGGGCAAGGACGATGTGACAACCCTCAACCAGGTTCTCAAGGACGCCAAGGTCGGCGGCGAGATGCCCACCGGCTGGCGGCTGAATCCCGGCGTCACCTGGTGCGCCCACGTCCAGATCGGGCAGCGGCCCAGCGAGCGCTACACGCTGCTGGTCCGGCCCAAGCACAAGGCGCCCAAGACCTATCGCGCCCTGGGCGAGACGACGTCCTCCCCGGGCAAGCGGCCGGAGGGCCCGGTGCGCACTCAGCGCTCGCTGGGTCCGCTGCATCTCAAGGAACTCACGCTCCGCTACCTCGACGGCCGGCGTCCCCGCGTGGTGCTGTCCCTCGACGCCGCTCTGGCCGCGGCCGGGCTGACGGTGGAGGCCGCCGGCCTGGGCCTCGAAGTGGAACTGAAGGAGAACCCGAGGGCCGATGTCGTCCTGGGCGGGCTGGGCGTGGCCTACAGCCGGCCACCGCTGGAGGCCGCCGGCAGTCTCGTCCGCCGTGAGCCGGGCGGCGATATCGACTTCGCCTACGACGGCCTGATCATGATCAAGGCCGCCCGCTGGGGCCTGATGGCGTTCGGCTCCTACGCGTCGATGACGGCCAAGGACGCACGGCCCGGCTACACCTCCGTGTTCCTGTTCGGCGCGCTGCTCGGCACGTTCGGCGGCCCGCCCCCGGTGGTGTTCACGGGCGTGTGCGGCGGTTTCGGCTACAACAGCAAGGTCCGATTCCCCGCCATCGACCAGGTGACGGCCTTCCCGTTCGTCAAGGCCCTGGATCCCGACGGTTATGAGGACCTCACCAAGAAGAACTTCGGCGAGCCGGTCACGCCGGGGACCGTCCTGGCGAAGATCACCGGCGGGGAGGACGCCTGGGTCGTGCCCGCCGTCGGCGAACTCTGGCTCGCCGCAGGGGTGGCGTTCTCCGTCGCGCAGATCGTGGACGTGCAGGCGCTCCTCATGGTCCAGCTCGGCGACGACATCGTCGTCGGTCTGCTCGGCGCATGCACGATCGACCTTCCCGCGCCCAGGAAGACCGGTAGGAAGGTGCCCGGCGTCGCCCACGTCGAACTGGGCATCCGCGCCGTGTACCAGGCGTCCACCGGCGAGTTCTCGCTGGCGGCGGCCCTGTCGGACAATTCCTGGCTGGCGCACCAGGAGTGCAAGCTGACCGGCGGCGCCGCGATCCACGTGTGGGCGCCTCCCAGCCCGTACGCCGGTGACTTCGTGGCCAGCCTCGGCGGCTACCATCCGGCCTTCGAGCGGACGAAGCCCCGCCACTACCCGGACGTCCCGAGGCTCGGACTGTCCTGGTCGGTCGGCTCGGCGGTCAGCGTCCGCGGCCAGTTGTACGCCGCCGTGACCCCCGCGGCGGCCATGGTCGGCGGGCGCCTGGAGGTCAACTACCGCGCGGGCGGGCTGCACGCCTGGCTGACCGCCTACTTCGACGTGATCGTCCGATGGGCGCCGCTGTATTACGACGCCGAGATCGGCCTGTCCATCGGCTGCTCTTTCACCGTCCGGGCCTGGCTGTTCACCGTGACGGTCCGCCTGGAGATCGGCGCCCGGCTGCGCCTCTGGGGCCCGCCGACGCGCGGCACCGCCCGGCTGAAGGCCGGTCCGTTCAACGTCGAGATCAAGATCGGAAGCGGGGAGGAGCCACTCCGCGGGCCGCTCGGCTGGGACGACTTCCGCAAGCAGCAGCTGCCGGACAAGCCGGTGACGGTGAGCGCTGTCAGCGGCCTGGTCACCGACCCGGTCAAGGTCAAGAAGGCAGGCCCCGGCCACTGGGTGGCCACCACGGACGGATTCTCCTTCGCCACCCGCTCGGCGATGCCCGCCACCACCCTCACCTACGACGGCAAGGCCGTCGACGGGAAGACCCGGACCCTCCACGTCCGGCCGATGGAGAAGGAGAACGCCACCTCCACCCATGCCGTGGTGCTCAAGGCCAAGAGCGGTTCCAGCGCGGTCCCCGTCGCGTTCGCCGCCGGTGACACCGGGAAGCCGTGGTACGGGCGGGTCTCCACCGCCCAGGTCCCGAAGGCGCTCTGGGGGGACAAGGGCACCGCCGCGCAGGTCCCCGGGAAGGACCAGACGCTCCCCGGCGCGGTCGGCGTGGACATCGTCATCGGGCCTCCCACGATCGAGGGCATCGCGTTCTCCGTCCCGCACCGCCTGCTGCGGTTCAAGGACGTCAGGGCGAAGGTCAACCCGCTGGCGGCCCAGCCGAAGCGCGACGACGCCGATCCTCCCGACACGGACGCGGACGAGATCGCCAGGAAACTCCGCACCGCGCTGATCGACCTCGGTGCCCTGGTCGGCTGGAAGGGATAGGCGGCGGCGATGGCGGACCCTTTGATCACCTTCACGGACAACCTGGTGCCCGTCGTGGGCCGCGACGCCTACACGCTCACGGTGACCCACACGATCGACGTGGGCGAGGGCGGCAGGCGGCTCGGCGAGGCCGCCCAGGACCTGACGATCCTCGGGACGAGGTTCGGCCTTCCCAGCGCCGAGGTCCACTCCGCCCACCCCCCTCCCGACTCCACCGCCACCTACACCCGCCGTCTGCCGCACGTCGCGCTGGAGAGCCGCCTGCTGCCCTGGGAGACACGGCTGACGTGGAACGTCCAGAAACTGGACGACAAGCACGTCCCGTGGCTGGCGCTCCTGCTGTTCTCCGAGCACGACCAGGGCGGCCCCCCGGCCACCGGCGAGGTGGAGACCGGCACCGTCGAGCAGCGGCTCCTCACCAAGGCGGACGGCGTCCGCCTTCCCTCGCTCGGCCACACCAGCGCCGACGAGAAGAAGGAAGCGGTCCGCACGATCACCGTCTCCAAGGAGCTGTTCACCGCGCTGATCCCCACCCCGGACGAGCTGCGTTACCTGGCCCACATCCGCAGCCCGCTCGACCAGGTCAAGGATCCGAAGAAGGAGGACCCGTTCGGACAGGACGAACGCCGCGAGGCCGAGTACGGCTTCGTGCTGTCCTCCCGTCTCCCGGTCCCCGGACGCTGCGTGGCGCACCTGGTGTCCCTGGAAGGTCACGTGGGCGCCGTCAAAGACCCGTCCGCGATCACCGAGCAGAGGATCCGGCTGGTGTCGCTGTACTCGTGGACGTTCGTCTGCGACGCCGAGCAGGGCCCGCTGTTCTCCCAGTTCCGCTCCGCCCTGACGAAGCCGGGCGAGAGCGACCCCGCCCACCTGCTGCTCCGCCACGACCTCGCCGACAGCGACGGCGACGCCTACCGTAAGCACGCGCTGCACCGCCTGGAACGCGGCTACGTGCCCCTCGTCCACTACGACGGCGCGGCGACCCGCTACGCCTGGTACCGGGGCCCGCTCGTCCCGCACGCCGGGCGGCAGACGATCGCCGCGGACGGCGACCGCCCCGCCTGGACCCGCCCCGGCACCTACCTCGGCACGGACGGCAAGTACCCGGTCAAGGAGACCGGCCGCGCCGCCGCCTGGACGCTGGGCCGTCAGCTCGCCCTCGCCGACCAGGACTTCACCGCCGCCATGGCGGACCTTCTCGACGACGGCTCCACGCTCATGCGCGCGGCGGCCCGCCTTCACCGGACACCCGCGCCCGGCGGCCCCGGCGCTCATCACGCCGCTCTGCGGGACGCGCTGGAGAACCCGGGCGACCTGCACCGCGCCGCGTTCGCAGGCCGGCTCGCCGACGATGGCTTCGTGGCCGCCGTCGCCAGGGCGCTGGGAGCGCCGGCCCCGGACGGGCCGGGCGGCGAGCCGGTCGCGGCCGACGTCGACGAGCTGGTCCGCGACGGCTCGACCAAGAGCGGCTACGCCGTCCCGGACGTCTACGCCAACCTCGGCGGCCAGCTCGATGACGACGCCACCCTCACCGGGGTGGTCACCGCCCTGCTCGCACCGGCCGGCACGGCCGCGGACGAGGCGCCCGGCGACGGGGTCCCGGTGTCACCGTGGCAGGTGGTGCGCGACTGGCTGAAGCGGCTGCGGCGGCTGGAGAACGTGCCCTTCGATCACCTGGTGCCCACCGCGGCCGCCGTGCCGGTCGAGAGCCTGCGGTTCTTCCACGTCGACGCCGCCTGGGTGAACGCCCTCACCGACGGCGCGCTGAGCGTCGGCGTGTGCTCCCGCGCCACCTTCCAGATGCTGGACGGGATACGGACGGCCTTCTACCAGAGCGCCGAGGGCAAGAAGGTGCCCAAGAGCGGCGTCCTGATCCGCTCGGCGCTGGTCACCGCCTATCCGCGGCTGGAGGTCGGCGCACCCGAGGCGACCGGCACGGTGCGGCGCGCCCTGCTCGCCCCCGACATCCTGCTGTGCCTGTTCGACGGCACGCCCTCGACCGTCCGGCTGACCGAGCCGTTCCATGGCCTGCACCTGGGGACCGAGTCCAAGGCCGCCGTCCGTGCCCTGTTCGCCCGGCTGAAGGGCGAGGACCCCGGCCCGCTCCCCGGCCCGGACGACGACCCGGTCCGCGTGTCCCGGGACGATCCTCTGGCGGACCCGCACGGCGGGGACCACGAGGTGGGCCTGCGGTCGCTGGTGAAGACGGGCTCCTACGAGGTCGGGCAGCTCATCCTGGACAAGAGCGTCACGGTGACGTTCCGCGCGACCAGCGGGTCCGGTGCCATGGTCGTCAAGGTCGGTGACCTGGCGTCCTCCGTCGCCTCCGCCTTGAAGGGCTTCCTGCCGTCGGCGGGCCTCACCTCCGCGGGGCTGGGCCTGCAACTCGTCCGCTCCCCGGAACGAGCCTCCCTGTACCACGACGTCGCCACGGGAGAGGACGCGCCATGACCACGGCGGAGCAGGGGGGGAAGGCCGTCATCGTGCCGGTCCGGGTGACCGGGCTGCTGCTCAACCCGAAGGTGCGGGCCACGGAGACGTGGGAGCGCTGGCGTCCGAACTTCGGCAAGGGCGCTCATCAGAGCCCCGAGCCGCGGGCGCCCTACGACAGCGGGCACGAATACCTTCCGCCGAAGCACGACGGGGTCACGGTGTCGTGGGAACTGCCGGGCGCCCTGCGCACCGACCGCGAGGACGACGGGACGGGGTTCCTCCGCGTGCCCGACCGGTGGCTGGTCGTGCGGTACAGCACCCACGGCGAGACGCAGAAGCGCGAGGCGGGCCGCGCGTGGGTGGTGGCCGGCGACCGGCTCCGCGATCCCGGCAGGGAGCCCGGCGAGCTGGACAACTGCGCGCTCTACCCGCCGAAGAGCCCCGGCGGCTCCCACCGGTGGCTGGGGCTGGTCCACGACCTCACCACGGGAGAGTGGAAGGAGGACTCCGGCGCCACGAAGACGGAACTGACCGCGGCCGGCCTTGGGCTCGTCAGTTTCGCGCTCTATCAGCCGTACAACCTCGGTGTGTTCTCCCTGCACGACCAGCTCACCGATCTGACGGACAAGGACAAGAAGAACTACGCCCTCAGCTATCAGGTGATCGGCTGGTACAGCGACCCCGCCCACGACCCACTGGCGAAAGTGACCGGTGCCCAATCCCTGGCCACGAGGTTGCAGCGGCTGCAATGGGAACTCGCCGGGGGCTCCGGCGGCGTCACCTACACCAAGCACACGATCTATTCCGGCTGCCTGCTGAAGGTGACATGGGAGGCCGACCCCAAGGGCCCGCCGGACAAGTACCACGACGAGCGCCCCGCCATCGACAAGGCGAACCGCCCGGATCCGCTGAAGGTGGTCCTCACGGAATCCTCGGTCCAGGGCATCATCGCGCTGCTGGCCCACGAACTCGCCAAGGACGTCAAGGACGAGGCCCAGAAAGAGCAGGCCAAGAAGGACCTCATCAGATTCGAGGCATTCTTGTACGGGATGCTCAACCAATTCGACGACCAGGCCGAAGGCCCGGCGGTGGTGCAGCGGCTGACCCGCCGGTCGCATTTCGAGCCGGTCGACGCCGGGTACGTGTGGCACGTCGAGATGCCGCCGCCCGACGTCGAGACCGTGTCCCCTGGAGCCGACCTGCACTGGCGCGCGCTGCTGGACGATCTGAACGCCGACCAGGACGCCTACGACACCCTGATGCGGGAACTGGCCCGCCTCCAATCGCAGTACTACCAGCTCTGGTGGGCGCACCAGGAGGTGGACCGCCGCACCAGACAGGTTCCCCAGCACCAGAAGCAGCTGCGCAAGAAACTCGAAGAACTCGGCCAGATGATGAAGTCCGCCCTCGATTGCGGGACCCTGCGGGCGGCCATCAAGGAACGACAGGAGGAGGCCGGCCGGCTGGCCGAGCGCGTACCGGAGGACGAGACCGGCAACGACGTCACCGACCTCATCGAGGCGCAACTGGAACAGGAGGCACCCGGGGCCCGGCTGCGGCGCGTCCCCCGCGCGCCCTTCTACCGGCCCACCGAACCGGTCGTCCTGCTCCGCGGCGCCAACTCCGAGCGGCTCAAGACCGACCTGGTGGCCCTCCCCTGCCGCTGGTCCGACAACCTCGTCACCAAGATCGGCGACACCAAGAGCACCACGCCGCCGAAACCGCCGAACTTCGACAAGCTCACAAGCCTCGACGCGCTCAAGGACCACCCCGGCGGCCTGCTGACCGGCCTGCTCACCGAGTTCGCGTTGTTCGACACCGCGGGCGCTCCCGCGGTCCTCCAGGAGCGTGAGGTCCCGCCGGCGGTGAAACGCGCCACGATCGGCTGGAAACAGCCGTGGACGCCTCTCTTCCTCCTGTGGCAGGTCGTCTACTACCCGGTCCCGTACAACGACGTGCGGACCGGCCACAAGGGCGAACGCAACTGGACGTTCGACAAGGACAAGTACCGGTGGAAAGGCAAGGGCCATGCCACCGACGACGCGAATCCGCCCTCCATCACGCTCAGCGGCCGCACCTTCTTGTCCCCCCACGCGGTGTGGAACGTCGCCGACCGCGCCGCCCAGGAAGCCCCCTACTCGCCCGATACGAAACAGCAGGCGCGGCTGGAGGCCCTCGCGAAGAAGGCAAGGGAGGGCGACCTGATCTCGCAGGCCCTCGACGGCTTCAACGAGCAACTGCTCTCGCTGGTCTCCGAGGCCCGGTTGAGCCCCACCGGCGCGCTCGACGCCCTGGTCCAGGGCAATCACGGGTACACGCCCTACCGGATGGAGACCGTCAAAAGCTACGTCCCGAACAAGAAGACCGAGGACTACGTCGAAATAGCCGCACCGCAGCAGCTACGCGGAGGCCAGTTCCGCCTGACGGCCCTCACCGTCATCGACAGATTCGGCCGCTCCCTCCAGCTCGTTCCCGACGAGCACGTCACCTTCAACGGCAAACCCCTCCGCTCCAGCACACTGCTCCCCGACAGATGCAACGGGGACCCGTGCAGCACGCACAAGAAGTTCACCGGCCAGCTCGCCCACCTGGTGCCCCGCCTCCCCCAGCCGGCCCGGCTGCGCATGGACCTGCTCACCCCGGCCGCCGACCGCCCGGTCGACCCCTACATCCTCGAACCGCAGTCCTGCGGGTGGGTCGTTCCCAACTACCTCGACGGTGCGCTGCTGGTCTACGGGCCCGACGGCACGCTCCTGGGCGACCTGTCGGCGAGCGGCGGTCAGATCGTCTGGGAATGCCCGATGCCGCCCCACGACCTCCCGTCCGCCACCGACCATCCCCATCTGCACGGATTCCTGTCCGGGCTGAAAGGCACGGACGGCACCCGGCTGGAAGCCCTCAACAAGACGATCGGCGCCATCCAGGCGACCCTCGCGTCCGGCGCCCCGGAACCCGCCCATCCCTCATTGCAGCTCCTCGGCCGGCCGCTCGCCCTGATCCGCCTGCGCCTGGCGCTGGAGGCCGACGGCCCGCCCGTCCTCACCTTCAAGGACCACCTGACCAAGAACACCGGGTCCCCCGAGTACCTGGGTCACGGCTGGATGGTGCGGCTCGGGAACACCTCCTCTCCGCGGGACGGCCTGGTCGGCTTCTTCCGCGACAAGTACACCGAGATGCACACCGTCCGCGTTCCCCCCGGGG carries:
- a CDS encoding DUF6603 domain-containing protein; the encoded protein is MDVKALTEWLGRIDTKKPLTIPQDLPDGLDFRNDVDMSALRYWETRIKEGTKALKELVPDLTKLTLTGKPVEGVTLTLRFFAAADKPQDTDLVIGVELIVSLDTHDVFKDLVGVGIRQVRLNYRIEKKGGDPTTKKWRVRIRLSVDADRLVELITDVGQQVSWGPFTFTSPKFPSWSLADTLTALRIPGVTMPDVPLPPKVFPDVGELTLRYERVGTKGYRVLIYPSEQRLRAGWAVGLLRPDTDEGKATWAASGLLQIGTVKLSDLDVLRGQLPPDSDLSLSLQVVYASRDLGKDDVTTLNQVLKDAKVGGEMPTGWRLNPGVTWCAHVQIGQRPSERYTLLVRPKHKAPKTYRALGETTSSPGKRPEGPVRTQRSLGPLHLKELTLRYLDGRRPRVVLSLDAALAAAGLTVEAAGLGLEVELKENPRADVVLGGLGVAYSRPPLEAAGSLVRREPGGDIDFAYDGLIMIKAARWGLMAFGSYASMTAKDARPGYTSVFLFGALLGTFGGPPPVVFTGVCGGFGYNSKVRFPAIDQVTAFPFVKALDPDGYEDLTKKNFGEPVTPGTVLAKITGGEDAWVVPAVGELWLAAGVAFSVAQIVDVQALLMVQLGDDIVVGLLGACTIDLPAPRKTGRKVPGVAHVELGIRAVYQASTGEFSLAAALSDNSWLAHQECKLTGGAAIHVWAPPSPYAGDFVASLGGYHPAFERTKPRHYPDVPRLGLSWSVGSAVSVRGQLYAAVTPAAAMVGGRLEVNYRAGGLHAWLTAYFDVIVRWAPLYYDAEIGLSIGCSFTVRAWLFTVTVRLEIGARLRLWGPPTRGTARLKAGPFNVEIKIGSGEEPLRGPLGWDDFRKQQLPDKPVTVSAVSGLVTDPVKVKKAGPGHWVATTDGFSFATRSAMPATTLTYDGKAVDGKTRTLHVRPMEKENATSTHAVVLKAKSGSSAVPVAFAAGDTGKPWYGRVSTAQVPKALWGDKGTAAQVPGKDQTLPGAVGVDIVIGPPTIEGIAFSVPHRLLRFKDVRAKVNPLAAQPKRDDADPPDTDADEIARKLRTALIDLGALVGWKG